A single region of the Deefgea piscis genome encodes:
- a CDS encoding glycoside hydrolase family 18 protein, with protein MSRIMLAYLASWQHCDISALPVEKLTHLCYAFAKVVDGEVIEQDAADPQLSNEAYCQKICAQLQQLKLRNPALKILISIGGWGADGFSDAALTETSREQFSRSTLRFMQKYQFDGIDLDWEYPSNAMAGIKARPEDRQNFTLMLSSLRIHLDEASAQMEGNPPYLLTIAAGVGTYYLEGVELEKVAAQCDFINLMTYDFYNGWATRAGHHANLLTAAHDPSGDSADRGVQLFLDHGVAAEKMVLGCPFYGRSLLGVASPGLGAEGRAQSNGTHSYYKIAHELIPSGRFTRHWDESAQAPWLFDGDEFISYEDVESIALKGQYVKQHGLAGAMFWEYTEDQSNVLLDALWQSLQD; from the coding sequence ATGTCTCGAATTATGTTGGCGTACTTAGCAAGTTGGCAGCATTGTGATATCAGTGCTTTGCCGGTAGAAAAGTTAACGCATCTTTGTTATGCCTTTGCCAAAGTAGTGGATGGCGAAGTGATTGAGCAAGATGCTGCTGATCCACAGCTTAGTAATGAAGCGTATTGTCAGAAAATATGCGCGCAATTGCAGCAATTAAAACTTAGAAATCCAGCATTAAAAATCTTGATATCGATTGGCGGCTGGGGGGCTGATGGTTTTTCTGATGCTGCGTTAACCGAGACATCACGTGAGCAATTTAGCCGTTCGACACTGCGCTTTATGCAGAAATATCAATTTGATGGTATTGATTTGGATTGGGAATATCCAAGCAATGCGATGGCAGGCATTAAAGCGCGACCAGAAGATCGGCAGAATTTTACTTTAATGCTGAGCTCATTACGGATTCATTTAGATGAGGCCTCCGCGCAAATGGAAGGTAACCCCCCCTATTTGCTAACCATTGCTGCCGGGGTAGGTACATATTATTTGGAGGGCGTTGAGCTCGAGAAAGTCGCGGCGCAGTGCGACTTTATTAACTTGATGACTTACGATTTTTATAATGGTTGGGCCACTCGTGCAGGGCATCATGCTAATTTATTGACCGCTGCGCATGATCCTAGTGGTGATAGTGCTGACCGAGGTGTGCAGCTTTTTCTCGATCATGGTGTTGCTGCAGAAAAAATGGTATTGGGTTGTCCATTTTATGGCCGTAGTTTATTGGGTGTGGCAAGTCCTGGTTTAGGCGCTGAGGGGCGTGCGCAATCGAATGGTACGCATAGTTATTACAAAATTGCGCATGAGCTTATCCCTAGCGGTCGTTTTACTCGGCATTGGGACGAATCAGCACAAGCGCCATGGTTGTTTGATGGCGATGAATTTATTAGTTATGAAGATGTTGAGTCGATAGCCCTGAAAGGACAATATGTGAAACAGCACGGCTTAGCTGGTGCTATGTTTTGGGAGTACACTGAAGATCAAAGTAACGTCTTATTGGATGCATTGTGGCAATCTTTACAAGATTAA
- the clpA gene encoding ATP-dependent Clp protease ATP-binding subunit ClpA — protein sequence MIAQELEVSLHMAFMDARQKRHEYITVEHLLLALLDNPSAIDVIKACGANLDELRRQLGDFVTEHTPVVSGTSEVETQPTIGFQRVIQRAILHVQSSGKKEVTGANVLVAIFGEKDSHAVYFLHQQGITRLDVVNYIAHGISKSASSQPATPRAEPNEDGETEATPGGALESYTQNMNEQALAGKIDPLIGRDAELERVIQTLCRRRKNNPLLVGEAGVGKTAIADGLARCIVEGQVPDILADATVYTLDMGALLAGTKYRGDFEQRLKAVIKQLADERNAILFIDEIHTLVGAGAASGGTLDASNLLKPALSNGTLKCIGATTYNEYRGIFEKDNALSRRFQKIDVVEPSIEQTIEILKGLKDKFEQHHGVKYTQAALSTAAELSAKYINDRHLPDKAIDVIDEAGAAQKILPRSKQKKTIGKGEIEDIIAKIARIPPKSVSSNDKDTLKTLERDLRNVVFGQEKAIEVLATSIKMARAGLGNPLKPIGSFLFSGPTGVGKTEVARQLAYTMGIELIRFDMSEYMERHAVSRLIGAPPGYVGYEQGGLLTEAVNKHPYSILLLDEIEKAHPDIYNVLLQVMDHGTLTDNNGRKADFRNVVIIMTTNAGAEMLGKSTIGFTNKKEAGDEMQEIKRLFTPEFRNRIDAIIPFASLTHSIILQVVEKFLMQLEAQLHEKKVEAHFTDALKDYLAKHGFDPQMGARPMARLIQDTIRKALADELLFGRLAGGGQVTIDIDNDGKVLLNLPEREKVSA from the coding sequence ATGATCGCCCAAGAACTTGAAGTTAGTCTGCACATGGCGTTTATGGATGCCAGACAAAAGCGCCACGAATACATTACTGTGGAGCATTTATTGCTAGCTCTGCTCGACAATCCTTCTGCCATTGACGTTATTAAAGCGTGTGGCGCCAACTTAGATGAGCTGCGCCGCCAGCTTGGGGATTTTGTCACTGAGCATACGCCCGTGGTTTCAGGTACGAGCGAAGTTGAAACCCAGCCCACAATCGGCTTTCAACGCGTCATTCAGCGCGCGATTTTGCACGTCCAATCCTCTGGCAAAAAAGAAGTCACTGGCGCTAATGTGCTAGTGGCTATTTTTGGCGAAAAAGACAGTCACGCCGTGTATTTTCTGCATCAGCAAGGTATTACCCGTCTTGATGTGGTCAATTACATTGCCCATGGCATTAGTAAATCAGCCAGTAGCCAACCGGCAACGCCTCGTGCCGAGCCCAATGAGGATGGAGAAACAGAGGCTACGCCTGGGGGCGCATTAGAAAGCTACACCCAAAATATGAATGAGCAGGCTCTAGCCGGAAAAATAGACCCGCTCATTGGTCGCGATGCTGAGCTTGAACGCGTCATTCAAACTTTATGCCGTCGCCGCAAAAATAACCCACTCCTCGTCGGCGAAGCGGGCGTAGGAAAAACCGCTATTGCCGATGGCTTGGCGCGTTGCATCGTCGAAGGACAAGTTCCTGATATTCTGGCCGATGCCACGGTCTATACGCTAGATATGGGCGCACTCTTAGCCGGCACCAAATATCGCGGTGATTTTGAGCAACGCCTCAAAGCAGTCATTAAACAACTCGCAGACGAGCGCAATGCCATCCTATTTATTGATGAAATTCATACGCTCGTTGGTGCTGGTGCGGCTTCTGGTGGCACACTTGATGCGTCAAACCTACTGAAACCGGCGTTATCCAATGGCACTTTAAAATGCATTGGTGCCACCACCTACAATGAATATCGCGGTATCTTTGAAAAAGATAATGCCTTATCACGTCGATTCCAAAAAATCGATGTGGTTGAACCGAGTATTGAGCAAACCATTGAAATTTTAAAAGGTTTGAAAGATAAATTTGAACAGCACCATGGTGTGAAATACACCCAAGCGGCACTCAGCACTGCAGCAGAATTGTCTGCAAAATACATCAATGATCGCCATTTACCAGATAAAGCCATTGATGTGATTGATGAAGCTGGCGCTGCGCAAAAAATATTACCGCGTTCAAAACAAAAGAAAACCATTGGCAAAGGTGAAATCGAAGACATTATTGCTAAAATTGCTCGGATTCCGCCTAAATCGGTATCGAGTAATGATAAAGACACGCTGAAAACACTCGAGCGTGATTTACGTAATGTCGTTTTTGGCCAAGAAAAAGCGATTGAAGTGCTCGCTACATCGATCAAAATGGCTCGAGCTGGCTTAGGCAATCCGTTGAAGCCCATCGGCTCATTCTTATTTTCTGGGCCAACAGGCGTTGGCAAAACTGAGGTTGCCCGTCAATTAGCCTATACGATGGGCATCGAGCTGATTCGTTTTGATATGTCTGAATATATGGAACGGCACGCTGTTAGTCGTTTAATCGGTGCGCCACCGGGATATGTTGGTTATGAACAAGGTGGTTTACTCACTGAAGCCGTAAATAAACATCCCTACTCGATTTTATTATTGGACGAAATCGAAAAAGCACATCCGGATATTTATAACGTTTTGTTGCAGGTGATGGATCATGGCACCCTCACCGACAATAATGGCCGTAAAGCCGATTTTCGGAATGTCGTCATTATTATGACCACCAATGCTGGTGCCGAAATGCTGGGTAAATCTACCATTGGCTTTACCAATAAAAAAGAAGCGGGCGATGAAATGCAAGAAATCAAGCGCCTGTTTACGCCAGAGTTTCGCAATCGCATTGATGCCATCATTCCTTTTGCTTCATTAACGCATAGCATCATTTTGCAAGTGGTCGAAAAATTCCTCATGCAACTCGAAGCACAATTGCACGAGAAAAAAGTCGAAGCGCATTTCACAGATGCTCTCAAAGACTACCTAGCCAAACACGGTTTTGACCCGCAAATGGGCGCGCGCCCAATGGCTAGGTTGATTCAAGATACCATTCGCAAAGCACTAGCCGATGAGTTGTTATTTGGACGTTTAGCTGGCGGTGGACAAGTCACCATTGATATTGATAATGATGGCAAGGTATTGCTCAATCTACCTGAGCGAGAAAAGGTTTCAGCTTAA
- the clpS gene encoding ATP-dependent Clp protease adapter ClpS, whose product MAIQHQNDTELKDAAVRTAPPPMWQVVLLNDDYTPMDFVIDVLQHFFAMPSEKANQIMLKVHTEGRGICGVYPQDIAATKVAEVTQYARAHQHPLQCIMEVSQ is encoded by the coding sequence ATGGCGATCCAGCATCAGAACGATACCGAACTCAAAGACGCAGCAGTTCGAACTGCACCACCACCGATGTGGCAGGTGGTGCTACTCAATGACGATTACACTCCAATGGACTTCGTGATTGATGTGTTACAGCATTTTTTTGCAATGCCAAGCGAAAAGGCCAACCAAATTATGCTGAAAGTCCACACTGAGGGTCGTGGTATTTGTGGGGTTTATCCTCAAGATATCGCGGCAACGAAAGTAGCTGAAGTTACACAGTATGCTCGGGCGCATCAGCATCCGTTGCAATGCATTATGGAGGTGAGTCAATGA
- a CDS encoding DesA family fatty acid desaturase has protein sequence MEWLNGMVVLPWWGYVLVVLALTHITIASVTIYLHRHQAHRALDLHPLISHFFRFWLWLTTAQVTKEWAAIHRKHHAKCESAEDPHSPQILGIGKVFWQGWELYRAEAANLETLQKYGHGTPDDFLERNLYSRYASWGPTLMAVIDLLLFGVNGIWIWAVQMLWIPVTAAGIINGFAHYWGYRNFETEDASTNLIPWGILIGGEELHNNHHTFGTSAKLSYKWFEFDIGWLYIRTMAILGLAKIRKVAPKLKVTSIRPELDEHVLQAIIANRYAIAAHYARTLKQTVAAEIEHLSATAALPSMSFDITKRMKLWLKQDAKDTSASDKIHLELILTQSKVLEQVYQMRQELTRIWERSTLNRHELVLQLQDWCTRAENSGIQSLRDFSLRLRAIA, from the coding sequence ATGGAATGGCTTAATGGAATGGTTGTTTTACCGTGGTGGGGTTATGTATTAGTCGTCCTCGCGCTAACGCATATTACGATTGCATCGGTAACGATTTACCTGCATCGGCATCAAGCGCATCGTGCTCTTGATTTACACCCATTGATTAGCCATTTCTTTCGTTTCTGGCTGTGGCTAACAACGGCGCAAGTAACAAAGGAGTGGGCAGCAATTCATCGCAAGCATCATGCCAAGTGTGAGAGTGCCGAAGATCCACATAGCCCACAGATATTGGGTATTGGTAAAGTATTTTGGCAGGGATGGGAGTTGTATCGGGCAGAAGCCGCCAATTTAGAAACATTGCAAAAATATGGGCATGGCACTCCGGATGATTTTTTAGAGCGTAATTTGTATTCGCGCTATGCATCTTGGGGACCAACTTTAATGGCAGTCATAGATCTATTACTATTTGGGGTGAATGGTATTTGGATTTGGGCCGTACAAATGTTATGGATTCCTGTGACAGCAGCAGGAATTATCAATGGATTTGCGCATTATTGGGGCTATCGTAATTTTGAAACTGAAGATGCTTCGACGAATTTAATCCCTTGGGGTATTTTGATTGGCGGAGAAGAATTACATAATAATCATCATACATTTGGTACCTCAGCGAAGTTATCTTATAAGTGGTTTGAATTTGATATTGGTTGGCTGTATATCCGGACGATGGCTATTTTGGGTTTAGCAAAAATTCGTAAAGTCGCACCTAAATTAAAAGTTACCAGCATTCGTCCCGAGCTCGATGAGCATGTCTTACAAGCTATTATTGCCAATCGATATGCAATTGCCGCGCATTATGCGCGTACTTTGAAACAAACTGTTGCTGCAGAGATTGAGCATTTATCGGCAACTGCTGCCTTGCCTTCAATGAGTTTTGATATTACAAAACGCATGAAGCTTTGGTTAAAGCAAGATGCAAAAGATACTTCGGCTAGCGATAAAATTCATTTGGAATTAATTTTGACGCAAAGTAAAGTGTTGGAGCAGGTATATCAAATGCGGCAAGAATTAACTCGTATTTGGGAGCGATCAACGTTGAATCGTCATGAATTAGTTTTGCAGTTGCAAGATTGGTGCACACGCGCAGAAAATAGCGGTATTCAATCTTTACGTGATTTTTCTTTGCGATTACGTGCGATTGCTTAA
- a CDS encoding SH3 domain-containing protein yields the protein MSLLAVLASGAQAVDYRSTARHGVIVYDAPADTASKRFILSANIPLEMLSEQGDWIRVRDRDGTLSWIKKSDVLTRRYLQVSRPSAVHQAANKSSATIYKVERNVLLELLDSAGSGWLKVKHRDGPIGFIRIEDVWGA from the coding sequence ATGAGCCTACTTGCCGTTTTGGCAAGTGGTGCTCAGGCGGTTGATTACCGCTCAACCGCACGCCACGGCGTCATTGTTTATGATGCCCCTGCCGACACGGCCAGCAAACGCTTTATTCTCAGTGCCAACATTCCTCTCGAAATGCTCAGCGAGCAAGGCGACTGGATTCGCGTTCGTGATCGTGATGGCACGCTGAGCTGGATTAAAAAATCCGACGTACTCACACGTCGCTACCTACAAGTCAGCCGTCCGAGTGCCGTGCACCAAGCGGCGAATAAATCATCGGCGACCATCTATAAAGTAGAACGTAATGTGCTACTTGAACTACTCGACTCTGCGGGCTCAGGCTGGCTTAAAGTCAAACATCGCGACGGTCCAATTGGCTTCATTCGTATTGAAGATGTTTGGGGCGCTTAA
- the secB gene encoding protein-export chaperone SecB, with product MSEETQEVQQPIFAVQKLYVKDISLESPSAPNAFMEQEQPEFNIQFRNQARSFDNGFFEASLTVTATATAEDRTIFLVEITQAGLFQIENVPETELDPLLGIGCPSILFPYLREAVSDLTTRAGFPPLLLQPINFEGIYMQQRQQAEAAAQEANEQITH from the coding sequence ATGAGCGAAGAAACTCAAGAAGTACAACAACCGATTTTTGCCGTACAAAAACTCTATGTAAAAGATATCTCGCTTGAATCTCCAAGTGCACCAAATGCATTTATGGAACAAGAACAGCCAGAATTTAACATTCAGTTCCGCAATCAAGCGCGTAGCTTTGACAATGGTTTTTTCGAAGCCAGCTTAACAGTGACTGCCACTGCAACTGCTGAAGATCGGACTATTTTCTTGGTTGAAATTACTCAAGCTGGTTTATTCCAAATTGAAAACGTGCCAGAAACTGAACTTGACCCACTGCTCGGCATTGGCTGCCCAAGTATTTTATTCCCTTACCTACGTGAAGCCGTTTCTGACTTAACGACTCGCGCAGGCTTCCCACCACTGCTCTTGCAGCCAATCAACTTTGAAGGCATTTATATGCAACAACGCCAACAAGCTGAAGCCGCAGCACAAGAAGCCAATGAACAAATCACACATTAA
- a CDS encoding methylated-DNA--[protein]-cysteine S-methyltransferase, whose amino-acid sequence MLSIPSDAVIATPFGRVGLSLNGDFLSAVDFLVAQTPLQAGHHPLLQEAKRQILAYFNEPKFVFDLPYQLNGTPHQLKVWQAIAEIPAGEVLTYSEIARRCTSSPRAIGGACGRNPIPLVIPCHRVVAMHGLGGFNANRNGLDWLPIKRWLLQHEGVIDGQ is encoded by the coding sequence GTGCTTAGCATACCGTCTGATGCAGTGATTGCGACGCCTTTTGGGCGAGTTGGTTTGAGCTTGAATGGGGACTTTTTAAGCGCAGTGGATTTTCTGGTTGCCCAAACGCCATTACAAGCAGGTCATCACCCCTTATTGCAAGAGGCAAAACGGCAGATTTTGGCTTATTTTAATGAGCCTAAATTTGTTTTTGATTTGCCTTATCAACTCAATGGTACACCGCATCAACTGAAAGTATGGCAAGCCATCGCAGAGATTCCAGCGGGTGAAGTGCTGACTTACTCCGAGATTGCTCGGCGTTGTACATCAAGCCCACGGGCGATTGGTGGTGCCTGCGGGCGTAACCCGATTCCATTGGTGATTCCTTGTCATCGAGTGGTGGCTATGCATGGACTTGGCGGTTTTAATGCCAACCGAAATGGCCTTGATTGGTTGCCGATCAAGCGCTGGTTATTACAGCATGAAGGTGTAATTGATGGCCAATAA
- a CDS encoding RidA family protein: MSSIQRYHVGPRLCETVVHNNTVYLAGQIAEDLDKDALGQTVEVLACIDRLLAEVGSDKTKILQVTIFITDMADFDAMNLAWGEWVPQGHTPARATVQAKLADPRYKVEMTVIAAL; the protein is encoded by the coding sequence ATGTCATCTATTCAGCGTTACCATGTTGGCCCTCGTCTTTGTGAAACCGTAGTGCATAACAATACCGTTTATTTGGCAGGGCAAATTGCTGAAGATTTAGACAAAGACGCCTTAGGACAAACTGTTGAAGTTTTGGCGTGTATTGATCGCTTATTGGCAGAAGTAGGTTCAGATAAGACAAAAATTTTGCAGGTTACAATTTTTATCACTGATATGGCTGATTTTGATGCGATGAATTTAGCTTGGGGTGAATGGGTCCCTCAAGGGCATACGCCAGCCAGAGCAACCGTTCAAGCTAAGTTAGCTGATCCCCGTTACAAGGTAGAAATGACGGTGATCGCAGCACTTTAA
- the rfaE2 gene encoding D-glycero-beta-D-manno-heptose 1-phosphate adenylyltransferase gives MQNALPIYSTPEFESKICPPELLAEKIQLLARPLVFTNGCFDILHRGHVTYLAQARALGASLIVALNTDESVRRLGKGDDRPINPLANRAAVIASLAAVDLVTWFNEDTPFNLIDCVQPDILVKGGDWQLEQIVGSREVLARGGFVHSIPFLFDTSTTQTLKKIRGDE, from the coding sequence ATGCAAAACGCTCTACCTATTTATTCTACGCCTGAATTCGAAAGTAAAATCTGCCCGCCAGAGTTATTGGCAGAGAAAATTCAGTTATTAGCACGCCCCTTGGTTTTTACTAATGGCTGTTTTGACATTTTACATCGTGGTCATGTGACTTATCTGGCGCAGGCTCGTGCGCTGGGGGCGAGTCTGATTGTTGCATTGAATACTGACGAGTCGGTGCGTCGTTTAGGTAAGGGGGATGATCGGCCAATTAATCCTCTGGCTAATCGTGCTGCAGTGATCGCTAGTTTAGCTGCGGTTGATCTAGTTACTTGGTTTAATGAAGATACGCCTTTTAATTTAATTGATTGTGTCCAGCCGGATATTCTTGTTAAAGGCGGCGACTGGCAATTAGAGCAGATCGTCGGTAGTCGTGAAGTTTTAGCCAGAGGTGGGTTTGTACATTCGATTCCATTTTTATTTGATACTTCTACGACCCAGACACTGAAGAAAATTAGAGGTGATGAATGA
- the grxC gene encoding glutaredoxin 3: MAKVTMYSTGTCPYCDRAERLLQHKGITDLVKIRVDLDPSQRQVMVERGQRTVPQIYIDDFHVGGFDDLAALDRAGKLDPLLNK, encoded by the coding sequence ATGGCGAAAGTAACAATGTATAGCACGGGTACTTGCCCATACTGCGACCGTGCTGAGCGCTTATTGCAACACAAAGGGATTACTGATTTAGTTAAAATCCGAGTCGATCTCGATCCGAGCCAAAGACAAGTCATGGTAGAGCGTGGTCAGCGCACTGTACCGCAAATTTATATCGACGATTTTCATGTGGGTGGCTTTGATGACCTCGCTGCGCTGGATCGCGCCGGTAAACTCGACCCATTACTGAATAAATAG
- a CDS encoding mechanosensitive ion channel family protein: MSLNTENVLFNVVKDIKHLGFFSTEFLLQIAVLLSCWGLAFLIVNRSKKRIAAKNFRWQLANDGVQRLLFPVLALILVTLGNITYQIFEGQTSSLLRLANLLMVGLVNIRILVYIIRRTFEGATWVQRWERYIAAIIWIGYVLHVVGILPQILEALDTISFDAGKVHISILTVIQGLLSVGATLLIAMWIGRLIEQRLMSTDVMDMNVRVVLVKVMRSLLVVLAVLASLSMVGIDLTVLSVFGGALGVGLGFGLQKIASNYVSGFIILLDRSIKLGDLISVDNRQGIISGLTSRYIVLKAPDGTEALVPNDTLISQTVVNQSYNDRSVWVGLPIQVAYNSDLDQVMSIMTEITKDESRILKEPAPGAFVTAFADSGINLTLGFWLADPENGQMGLKSDLNMKIWRAFKANNIEIPYPRRDITILPGSVLPNSNV; the protein is encoded by the coding sequence ATGAGTTTAAATACAGAAAATGTTTTATTCAATGTCGTTAAGGACATTAAACATTTAGGTTTTTTTAGTACAGAGTTTTTATTACAAATTGCTGTTTTATTGTCATGCTGGGGTCTAGCTTTTTTAATTGTAAATCGTTCAAAAAAACGTATTGCAGCAAAAAATTTCCGTTGGCAATTAGCTAATGATGGTGTGCAGCGTTTATTATTTCCTGTTTTAGCGTTGATTTTAGTTACTCTTGGCAATATTACTTACCAAATATTCGAAGGGCAAACTAGCTCTTTATTGCGTCTTGCTAATCTATTGATGGTTGGTTTAGTTAATATTCGAATTCTTGTTTATATTATTCGAAGAACTTTTGAAGGAGCGACTTGGGTCCAACGTTGGGAGCGATATATTGCTGCAATTATTTGGATTGGTTATGTATTGCACGTTGTCGGCATTTTGCCGCAAATTTTAGAAGCTTTAGATACAATTAGTTTTGATGCTGGGAAAGTGCATATATCCATACTTACCGTAATTCAGGGTTTATTGTCGGTTGGTGCGACGCTACTGATTGCAATGTGGATTGGCCGCCTAATCGAGCAACGTTTAATGTCTACAGATGTTATGGATATGAACGTTCGTGTTGTGCTGGTTAAGGTAATGCGTTCGCTTTTAGTTGTTTTGGCGGTACTTGCTTCTTTATCAATGGTCGGCATTGATTTAACGGTGCTGTCGGTATTTGGTGGTGCTTTAGGTGTCGGCTTGGGTTTTGGCTTACAAAAAATTGCTTCTAATTATGTTTCTGGTTTTATTATTCTTTTGGATCGCTCGATTAAATTAGGCGATTTAATTTCAGTTGATAATCGCCAGGGAATTATTAGTGGCTTAACTTCTCGCTATATTGTTTTAAAAGCACCTGATGGTACTGAGGCCTTGGTGCCAAATGACACTTTAATTTCTCAAACAGTCGTGAATCAGTCTTATAACGATCGTTCAGTCTGGGTTGGACTTCCTATTCAAGTTGCATATAACTCAGATTTAGATCAAGTCATGAGTATTATGACCGAGATTACTAAAGATGAATCTCGTATTTTGAAAGAACCCGCTCCAGGTGCATTTGTGACTGCATTTGCCGATAGTGGTATTAACTTGACGTTAGGTTTTTGGCTGGCTGATCCAGAAAATGGACAGATGGGTTTGAAGTCTGATTTAAATATGAAAATCTGGCGGGCATTCAAAGCAAATAATATTGAGATTCCTTATCCTCGGCGTGATATTACGATTCTACCCGGATCAGTTTTACCCAATTCAAATGTGTAA
- a CDS encoding mechanosensitive ion channel family protein: MDTSLISKYQDIIMGYVAEFGVKIIAGIAFWVIGRWLIGMVVRFIQAGLVRQKVDATVLRYVGSAVTVLLNVLLVIGILGYFGIQTTTFAALLAAVGLAVGMAWSGLLANFAGGAFLIVLRPFKVGDMITAGGVTGVVHEVGLFSSTIMTPDNVLTFVGNNKIFTDNIQNYTATKYRRVDLKAQLSGAADAEKAIALLKEAIAKIPNVMVEPGVEVEVLEFQLVGPVLAVRPYCHNDHYWQVYFQANKAILDTLATFPAPTPSHLVVVQQKENTAQ; the protein is encoded by the coding sequence ATGGATACAAGCTTGATTAGCAAATATCAAGATATCATCATGGGATATGTTGCTGAGTTTGGTGTAAAAATTATCGCCGGTATTGCTTTTTGGGTTATCGGTCGCTGGCTTATTGGCATGGTGGTGCGGTTTATTCAAGCCGGTTTAGTCCGGCAAAAAGTCGATGCCACTGTTTTACGCTATGTTGGCTCTGCTGTGACCGTCTTGTTGAATGTGTTGTTAGTGATTGGTATTTTGGGTTACTTCGGCATTCAAACCACGACTTTTGCGGCTTTACTTGCAGCTGTGGGTCTTGCTGTCGGTATGGCGTGGTCAGGGTTGTTGGCTAATTTTGCTGGTGGGGCATTTTTAATTGTATTACGGCCCTTTAAAGTCGGAGACATGATCACTGCGGGTGGGGTAACGGGTGTAGTACATGAAGTGGGGTTATTTTCTTCAACAATTATGACGCCAGATAATGTGCTGACTTTTGTCGGTAACAATAAAATATTTACTGATAACATTCAAAACTACACCGCAACTAAATATCGTCGAGTGGATTTGAAAGCGCAGCTCTCTGGTGCCGCTGATGCGGAAAAAGCGATTGCCTTGCTGAAAGAAGCGATTGCGAAGATTCCAAATGTGATGGTTGAGCCCGGTGTTGAGGTTGAAGTACTTGAGTTTCAACTCGTTGGCCCAGTACTGGCCGTGCGTCCATATTGCCATAATGATCATTATTGGCAAGTTTACTTCCAAGCAAATAAAGCGATTTTAGATACCTTGGCGACATTTCCAGCACCGACGCCATCGCACTTGGTGGTGGTTCAGCAAAAAGAAAATACGGCACAATAA
- the xerD gene encoding site-specific tyrosine recombinase XerD, whose product MANKAPLPMIADSEMALINQFLDAIWLGDGLASNTIESYRRDLLIWADWLASEREQGLLTADRDAMQAFLARQSRDMKASTLARRMASLRKFYRQALLISQITVDPTAELSSPRRVRPLPKALPEASIAALLAAPDVNLAAGLRDRAMLELMYATGLRVTELVELSVNQLFLREKYIRVMNGKGGKQRLVPIGEWAAQWLSRYLTEARLLLLKNAAQATLFLNQRGEPLTRQGCWFIIKQYAVQANIPAELLSPHVLRHAFATHLLNHGADLRVVQMLLGHSDITTTQIYTQVASARLKTLHQTNHPRG is encoded by the coding sequence ATGGCCAATAAAGCGCCTTTGCCAATGATCGCCGATAGTGAGATGGCGTTGATTAATCAGTTTTTAGACGCGATTTGGCTCGGAGATGGTTTGGCGAGCAACACCATTGAGAGTTATCGTCGAGATTTACTGATTTGGGCTGATTGGCTCGCCAGTGAGCGTGAACAAGGTTTATTGACTGCTGATCGAGATGCGATGCAGGCATTTTTAGCTCGGCAATCGCGCGATATGAAGGCATCGACTTTAGCGCGGCGAATGGCCAGCTTGCGTAAATTTTATCGGCAAGCATTGCTTATTAGCCAGATTACTGTCGACCCAACCGCTGAATTAAGCTCGCCACGTCGAGTTCGACCATTACCTAAAGCCTTACCAGAGGCGAGTATTGCGGCCTTATTAGCCGCTCCAGACGTCAATCTTGCTGCCGGTTTGCGCGATCGAGCCATGCTTGAATTAATGTATGCCACAGGATTACGCGTGACCGAGTTGGTTGAGCTGTCGGTAAATCAGCTTTTCTTACGTGAAAAATATATTCGGGTTATGAATGGTAAAGGCGGAAAACAGCGTTTAGTACCTATTGGTGAGTGGGCGGCACAATGGCTCAGTCGTTACCTGACTGAGGCGCGTTTATTGCTGCTTAAAAATGCCGCGCAAGCCACGTTGTTTTTAAATCAACGTGGCGAGCCACTTACTCGGCAAGGCTGCTGGTTTATTATTAAACAATATGCAGTACAGGCAAATATTCCGGCAGAACTACTTAGCCCGCATGTTTTACGGCATGCATTTGCCACTCATTTACTGAACCATGGCGCTGATTTGCGGGTGGTACAGATGTTACTGGGCCATTCTGACATAACAACAACTCAAATTTACACGCAGGTTGCATCAGCCAGATTGAAAACATTGCATCAAACTAACCACCCAAGAGGGTAA